The following proteins are encoded in a genomic region of Leptolyngbya boryana PCC 6306:
- the arr gene encoding NAD(+)--rifampin ADP-ribosyltransferase: MRVISEVTEWTLYHGTRADLKLGDLIEPGYLSNYGQRKQATYVYLAATLDAAIWGAELAIGKGLGRIYIVEPMGSIEDDPNVTDKKFPGNPTKSYRSREPLRVKGEVMDWQGHSPEALKTMKENLERLKQLGIEAIED; this comes from the coding sequence TTGCGGGTCATCAGCGAGGTCACAGAGTGGACGCTTTATCATGGCACACGGGCAGATCTGAAACTGGGGGACTTGATTGAACCTGGCTATCTCTCTAACTACGGTCAGCGAAAGCAGGCGACCTATGTTTATCTAGCAGCCACCTTGGATGCGGCAATCTGGGGGGCTGAATTAGCCATCGGGAAAGGACTCGGCAGAATCTACATTGTGGAACCGATGGGTTCGATCGAGGATGACCCCAATGTGACAGACAAGAAATTCCCAGGGAATCCAACCAAGTCCTATCGATCGCGAGAACCACTGCGGGTCAAGGGCGAGGTTATGGATTGGCAGGGGCACTCTCCAGAAGCGCTCAAGACCATGAAGGAGAACCTTGAGCGACTGAAGCAATTGGGTATTGAGGCGATCGAAGACTGA
- a CDS encoding MAPEG family protein, giving the protein MTISLWGLVIFILWTIAIVTLLLVVRIRHLAQGGSVKDFATPNDESLLWRLYRSQANLVENLPLYLGVVFLLTSREVFGTAIDILIVTYMGFRILHSIIHIARLNPNFRVLCLSIQFICLIALTTLAIL; this is encoded by the coding sequence ATGACGATTTCACTTTGGGGATTAGTAATTTTCATTTTGTGGACGATTGCGATCGTCACTCTATTGCTCGTGGTGAGGATTCGCCATCTTGCTCAGGGCGGCTCCGTCAAAGATTTTGCCACCCCAAACGACGAAAGTCTGCTATGGCGGCTCTATCGATCGCAAGCGAATTTAGTTGAGAACTTACCGTTGTACCTGGGCGTTGTGTTTCTCCTAACAAGCCGGGAAGTGTTTGGAACTGCAATCGATATTCTGATTGTGACCTACATGGGATTTCGGATTTTGCACTCGATCATTCATATTGCACGTCTCAATCCAAACTTTCGAGTGCTCTGCCTATCGATTCAGTTTATTTGCCTAATTGCTTTAACCACTTTAGCGATTCTCTAG
- a CDS encoding nuclear transport factor 2 family protein, with product MIEIIEAQITEIEERLRQAMLTSDVRVLNELLAPDIIIISHRGELLKKQDDLAAHESGAFQFHDLNPSERQIQICGEVAIVSVRMQIVGSYQGSAANGDFRFTRVWAHTEPEIWQIVAAHISQVA from the coding sequence ATGATTGAAATCATTGAAGCTCAAATTACTGAGATTGAAGAACGGCTCAGGCAGGCAATGCTCACCTCGGATGTGCGCGTCTTAAATGAACTTCTTGCTCCAGACATCATCATTATCAGTCATCGGGGAGAATTGTTGAAGAAGCAAGACGATCTGGCTGCCCACGAATCAGGAGCGTTTCAGTTCCATGATTTGAATCCGTCTGAGCGCCAGATTCAAATCTGTGGAGAAGTCGCGATCGTGTCTGTCCGAATGCAAATTGTCGGGAGCTACCAAGGTAGTGCTGCTAATGGTGATTTTCGATTTACTCGTGTTTGGGCACACACTGAGCCGGAGATTTGGCAGATTGTTGCGGCTCATATTAGTCAAGTCGCTTGA
- a CDS encoding anthrone oxygenase family protein, giving the protein MFSNNLATLTLIAAIGSGIVAGVFFAFSTFVMPALARIEPVQGIAAMQSINITAINPLFMLALFGTAVVCFLLAILTGLKWGQPHSAYLPIGSLLYLIGSIGVTIAFNVPLNDALASVKPNSPEGATLWSKYLMNWTFWNHVRTISAAIATLLFTIAFCTVKTRIQA; this is encoded by the coding sequence GTGTTCAGTAATAATCTCGCAACGCTAACGTTAATCGCCGCAATCGGCAGTGGGATAGTCGCTGGCGTTTTCTTTGCTTTCTCGACTTTCGTAATGCCTGCACTGGCGCGCATCGAACCCGTGCAGGGGATTGCTGCTATGCAATCGATTAATATCACAGCAATCAACCCATTGTTCATGCTGGCGCTGTTTGGCACGGCTGTAGTTTGCTTCCTTCTAGCCATCTTGACCGGGTTGAAGTGGGGTCAGCCTCATTCTGCTTATTTGCCCATCGGCAGTTTGCTCTATCTGATTGGCTCGATTGGGGTCACGATCGCATTTAATGTGCCGTTGAACGATGCCTTGGCAAGCGTCAAACCGAATAGTCCTGAAGGTGCAACATTGTGGTCTAAATACCTGATGAACTGGACATTCTGGAATCATGTGCGAACGATTAGTGCAGCGATCGCAACTTTATTGTTTACGATCGCGTTCTGTACTGTTAAGACAAGAATCCAGGCATGA
- a CDS encoding class I SAM-dependent methyltransferase: MTDFYDQLAPFYHIIYGDWEAAISLQAAQLSQIIRSHWSEAHTLLDVSCGIGTQTLGLAAQGYRVTASDLSVQEIDRAQQEAKARHLDIRFSVCDMRTAYDRHQAQFDVVLSCDNSIPHLLSDAEILTALGQMYRCTRPGGGCLLTIRDYDKEPRGTGIVKPYGIREAAGKRYLVFQVWDFVDEVYDLSLYFVEDDQQSDRATTTVMRSRYYAVSPTHLMQLMAQVGYRSVTRLDDQFFQPVLIGTR, encoded by the coding sequence ATGACTGATTTTTATGATCAACTTGCGCCCTTTTATCACATTATCTATGGCGATTGGGAAGCTGCAATCTCACTTCAAGCGGCTCAGCTATCCCAAATCATTCGATCGCACTGGAGCGAAGCACACACCCTTTTAGATGTTTCCTGTGGTATTGGAACGCAGACACTCGGATTAGCGGCGCAAGGATATCGGGTAACTGCTTCTGACCTTTCTGTTCAGGAGATCGATCGCGCTCAGCAAGAAGCCAAAGCCCGTCATTTAGACATTCGTTTTTCGGTTTGCGACATGCGGACTGCTTACGATCGTCATCAAGCTCAATTTGATGTGGTACTGTCGTGCGATAATTCGATTCCTCATTTGCTTAGCGATGCGGAGATTCTCACTGCGCTTGGTCAAATGTATCGGTGTACCCGTCCGGGTGGCGGTTGCCTACTCACGATTCGGGATTACGACAAAGAACCACGAGGCACAGGAATTGTCAAACCTTATGGGATTCGTGAAGCCGCAGGGAAACGCTATTTGGTGTTTCAAGTGTGGGATTTTGTCGATGAGGTTTACGATTTGTCCCTGTATTTCGTAGAGGATGATCAACAGAGTGATCGTGCGACGACAACGGTGATGAGATCGCGCTACTATGCGGTGAGTCCAACCCACTTGATGCAGTTGATGGCACAAGTTGGCTATCGTTCAGTGACTCGGTTGGATGATCAGTTCTTTCAGCCCGTCTTGATTGGAACCCGATGA
- a CDS encoding AraC family transcriptional regulator → MRSSEPSIQQIDFSSQQTSDFLLPHPAVLKSCGWEQIHFEHHHQPQFETPEHQGNWHVIAYCPLIETIPLALRSGERWLDGQLKREARNTGDIAMIPSGIAQRCNWSIAAEFTIVALDPALLQHIGQDWVNPDRIELIPAFMTQQDALIQGIVSTLRAEVEGNKFGGQLLVDSLRTTLAIHLLRNYCTTQPKSSGDTDGLSKLKLRQVTEYIQENLHHDLKLIELATIAQMSPYHFLRLFKQTMNITPHQYILQCRIEKASILLRQTDLSIALIATQVGFCDQSHLTRCFKRVLGVTPKQVQQV, encoded by the coding sequence ATGCGATCGTCAGAGCCATCTATCCAGCAGATTGACTTTAGCAGCCAGCAGACCTCCGATTTTCTGCTGCCACATCCTGCGGTGCTCAAGAGTTGTGGCTGGGAGCAGATCCACTTTGAACATCATCACCAACCGCAGTTCGAGACCCCTGAACATCAAGGCAATTGGCATGTGATTGCGTATTGTCCGTTGATAGAAACAATCCCGCTAGCGTTGAGATCGGGAGAGCGATGGCTGGATGGTCAGTTGAAACGAGAAGCCCGCAATACGGGAGATATTGCAATGATTCCATCGGGTATTGCTCAGCGATGTAATTGGAGCATTGCAGCCGAGTTTACGATCGTGGCACTTGATCCTGCCTTACTCCAGCACATTGGTCAAGATTGGGTGAATCCCGATCGCATTGAACTCATTCCTGCCTTTATGACTCAGCAAGATGCCCTGATCCAAGGGATTGTTTCGACACTGAGAGCAGAAGTCGAAGGGAACAAATTCGGAGGACAACTGCTGGTTGATAGTCTCAGAACAACATTAGCAATCCATCTGCTGCGAAATTATTGCACAACACAACCCAAGAGTTCTGGTGATACAGATGGATTATCGAAACTGAAACTGAGACAGGTGACGGAATATATTCAGGAGAATTTACATCACGACTTAAAACTGATTGAACTAGCTACGATCGCACAAATGAGTCCTTATCATTTCTTACGTCTGTTTAAGCAAACCATGAACATCACGCCGCACCAGTACATTTTGCAGTGCCGGATTGAGAAAGCGAGCATTCTGTTGCGACAAACCGATTTGAGCATTGCTTTGATCGCAACTCAAGTCGGATTTTGCGATCAAAGCCATCTGACGCGATGCTTTAAGCGGGTTTTAGGTGTGACTCCGAAACAAGTGCAGCAAGTCTAA
- a CDS encoding glutathione S-transferase family protein: MLKFYFAPLSINARRVWIALLEKQIPFEPILLNLDGDQCSAEFTKINPLQRVPVVIDDELILVESLAILDYLEAQYPATALLPHDVNAIAIVRMICMICLTDLQPATIPLTKQLVGLPVEAATVQTAQQRIIQILQFFEGLDDLTGNTFTLADIVAGTLVSSVPMFGISMASFPKLTAWLERLSARESFQQTAPSSDQIQAALPNLKKILETR; the protein is encoded by the coding sequence ATGTTGAAATTCTACTTTGCTCCGCTCTCCATCAACGCTCGACGGGTTTGGATTGCTTTACTGGAGAAACAGATTCCCTTTGAGCCAATTCTGCTCAACTTGGATGGCGATCAATGCTCCGCAGAGTTTACAAAGATTAATCCTCTACAAAGAGTTCCAGTTGTAATTGATGATGAATTGATACTGGTAGAGTCGCTAGCCATTCTAGATTATTTGGAAGCGCAATATCCAGCGACCGCGCTTCTGCCTCATGATGTTAATGCGATCGCAATTGTCCGTATGATTTGCATGATTTGTCTCACCGATTTACAGCCCGCCACGATCCCCCTGACTAAACAGCTTGTTGGATTGCCTGTTGAGGCGGCAACAGTGCAAACGGCGCAGCAACGCATCATCCAGATTCTGCAATTCTTTGAAGGTCTAGATGACTTGACGGGCAACACTTTTACCCTGGCTGATATTGTGGCAGGAACTCTGGTGAGTTCAGTTCCGATGTTTGGCATTTCGATGGCATCCTTCCCAAAACTCACCGCATGGCTGGAGCGATTATCTGCACGCGAGAGTTTTCAACAAACCGCCCCCTCATCCGACCAGATCCAGGCAGCATTACCGAACCTCAAAAAGATTTTGGAAACCCGATAG